A section of the Cygnus olor isolate bCygOlo1 chromosome 14, bCygOlo1.pri.v2, whole genome shotgun sequence genome encodes:
- the CCDC69 gene encoding coiled-coil domain-containing protein 69 isoform X2 yields the protein MGCTGSALRCCPAGGKRQLKAQQRPASQELTALKTENANAALQHGAGQEKAALRDEQGTEAAQLLRGHEEEEERLRGAPGTEAEGPRGVSTQVEKGKDVELKEQLSERFDALRREHEETLQELRRAHEQEKLLLAESHHRSQEALQETVEALRSQLKSFQERMKRVEESLLSRDYKKHIEEHGSPSPFWEQELESLHFVIEMKNEHIHGLDKKLLNLETVAERNLLLEEKVKTLQQENEDLQVRTQNHLVMTSAAVCPQAALGGAAGRPRGAGEGVAAAGAGSPREGGAAVPRAQRGGRLPLPHRCWRRAPHRHVAPTTGWPGSPPGTGPGDAVTSASAPGAGPRGGRVPAVAPCTGRWSTSWDAHACLSPACALPVPQGGPAPRRAHTPASGVRPWGFWGVKGAGQGTRTYIGLDPTPRLAPSTPSTGAGGGTGTGGAVPREPRAVPIHGAGLPPRPPLPAASSSSIPQPHGSGTSPLTATPKPSPPCPRCPPASPITPPEAGQRLRARRCTAGEQSVLPHGGNASSTAVGSRRTGGTRVRAGCTRALSPGKSGPSLGLCSRGACVCVCWCACVRAPGPCATGCNDYKSTRSSSLKNPALVVFGDFGVSGSIVRQGPVFRL from the exons ATGGGCTGCACGGGCAGCGCCCTGCGCTGCTGCCCCGCCGGTGGCAAG AGACAGCTGAAAGCCCAGCAGAGACCGGCTTCCCAGGAGCTCACAGCTTTGAAGACAGAGAACG CCAACGCCGCCCtacagcatggagctgggcaggagaaGGCAGCGCTGCGGGACGAGCAGGGCACGGAGGCTGCACAACTGCTCCGAGGacatgaggaggaggaggagaggctgcggggagccccggggacAGAGGCCGAGGGACCCCGAGGTGTCAGCACCCAGGTGG aaaagggaaaagacgTGGAGCTGAAGGAGCAGCTCTCGGAGCGGTTCGATGCCCTGCGGAGAGAGCACGAGGAGACCCTGCAAG AGCTCCGGAGAGCGCACgagcaggagaagctgctgctggcggAGTCCCACCACAGGTCCCAGGAGGCCTTACAG GAGACGGTGGAGGCGCTGAGGTCCCAGCTGAAGTCCTTCCAGGAGAGGATGAAGCGGGTGGAGGAATCGCTGCTGAGCAGAGACTACAAGAAGCACATCGAG GAGCACGGGAGCCCCAGCCCGTtctgggagcaggagctggagagccTGCACTTTGTCATCGAGATGAAGAACGAGCACATCCACGGCCTGGACAAGAAGCTGCTGAACCTGGAGACCGTG GCGGAGAGGaacctgctgctggaggagaaggtgaaaaccctgcagcaggagaacGAGGACCTGCAGGTGCGCACCCAGAACCACCTGGTGATGACGAG CGCCGCTGTTTGCCCGCAGGCAGCTCtcggaggagctgctggccgCCCGCGGGGCGCTGGAGAAGGAGTCGCAGCTGCGGGAGCAGGCTCGCCGCGAGAAGGAGGAGCTGCTGTACCGCGTGCTCAACGGGGGGGACggctcccccttccccatcGCTGCTGGAGACGTGCCCCTCATCGCCACGTAGCACCGACGACGGGCTGGCCGGGCTCTCCTCCGGGCACGGGGCCCGGAGATGCCGTCACGAGCGCTTCCGCTCCCGGGGCTGGCCCTCGGGGTGGCCGTGTCCCCGCGGTGGCCCCCTGCACGGGGCGATGGAGCACTTCATGGGATGCCCACGCCTGCCTTTCCCCAGCCTGCGCCCTCCCTGTGCCGCAGGGGGGCCCTGCACCGCGCCGTGCCCACACCCCTGCCTCTGGTGTAAGGCCATGGGGCTTTTGGGGGGTTAAAGGGGCCGGCCAGGGCACACGGACCTACATTGGGCTGGATCCGACCCCGCGCTTGGCTCCGAGCACACCCAGCACCGGTGCTGGAGGTGGGACAGGCACTGGGGGGGCCGTGcccagggagcccagagctgtCCCCATCCACGGGGCAGGGCTCCCACCGCGTCCCCCTCTCcccgctgcctcctccagctccatcCCACAGCCCCACGGCTCAGGCACGTCCCCGCTCACCGCCACGCCAAAGCCAAGCCCTCCCTGTCCCCGCTGCCCACCAGCCAGCCCCATCACCCCCCCTGAGGCCGGGCAGAGGCTGCGTGCCCGGAGGTGcacagctggggagcagagcgTCCTCCCCCATGGGGGAAATGCCTCCAGCACGGCTGTGGGGTCGCGGCGCACAGGAGGGACACGGGTACGGGCTGGATGCACACGAGCACTTTCCCCTGGGAAAAGCGGCCCTTCCCTGGGGCTGTGTAGCCGaggtgcgtgtgtgtgtgtgtgttggtgtgcgtgtgtgcgtgcACCAGGCCCATGTGCTACTGGCTGTAACGATTACAAGTCtacaagaagcagcagcctcaAGAACCCAGCGTTGGTGGTTTTTGGAGATTTTGGTGTTTCGGGTAGCATCGTGCGGCAGGGCCCCGTGTTCCGCTTGTAG
- the CCDC69 gene encoding coiled-coil domain-containing protein 69 isoform X4, producing the protein MGCTGSALRCCPAGGKRQLKAQQRPASQELTALKTENANAALQHGAGQEKAALRDEQGTEAAQLLRGHEEEEERLRGAPGTEAEGPRGVSTQVEKGKDVELKEQLSERFDALRREHEETLQELRRAHEQEKLLLAESHHRSQEALQETVEALRSQLKSFQERMKRVEESLLSRDYKKHIEEHGSPSPFWEQELESLHFVIEMKNEHIHGLDKKLLNLETVAERNLLLEEKVKTLQQENEDLQVRTQNHLVMTRQLSEELLAARGALEKESQLREQARREKEELLYRVLNGGDGSPFPIAAGDVPLIAT; encoded by the exons ATGGGCTGCACGGGCAGCGCCCTGCGCTGCTGCCCCGCCGGTGGCAAG AGACAGCTGAAAGCCCAGCAGAGACCGGCTTCCCAGGAGCTCACAGCTTTGAAGACAGAGAACG CCAACGCCGCCCtacagcatggagctgggcaggagaaGGCAGCGCTGCGGGACGAGCAGGGCACGGAGGCTGCACAACTGCTCCGAGGacatgaggaggaggaggagaggctgcggggagccccggggacAGAGGCCGAGGGACCCCGAGGTGTCAGCACCCAG gtggaaaagggaaaagacgTGGAGCTGAAGGAGCAGCTCTCGGAGCGGTTCGATGCCCTGCGGAGAGAGCACGAGGAGACCCTGCAAG AGCTCCGGAGAGCGCACgagcaggagaagctgctgctggcggAGTCCCACCACAGGTCCCAGGAGGCCTTACAG GAGACGGTGGAGGCGCTGAGGTCCCAGCTGAAGTCCTTCCAGGAGAGGATGAAGCGGGTGGAGGAATCGCTGCTGAGCAGAGACTACAAGAAGCACATCGAG GAGCACGGGAGCCCCAGCCCGTtctgggagcaggagctggagagccTGCACTTTGTCATCGAGATGAAGAACGAGCACATCCACGGCCTGGACAAGAAGCTGCTGAACCTGGAGACCGTG GCGGAGAGGaacctgctgctggaggagaaggtgaaaaccctgcagcaggagaacGAGGACCTGCAGGTGCGCACCCAGAACCACCTGGTGATGACGAG GCAGCTCtcggaggagctgctggccgCCCGCGGGGCGCTGGAGAAGGAGTCGCAGCTGCGGGAGCAGGCTCGCCGCGAGAAGGAGGAGCTGCTGTACCGCGTGCTCAACGGGGGGGACggctcccccttccccatcGCTGCTGGAGACGTGCCCCTCATCGCCACGTAG
- the CCDC69 gene encoding coiled-coil domain-containing protein 69 isoform X3 has protein sequence MGCTGSALRCCPAGGKRQLKAQQRPASQELTALKTENANAALQHGAGQEKAALRDEQGTEAAQLLRGHEEEEERLRGAPGTEAEGPRGVSTQVEKGKDVELKEQLSERFDALRREHEETLQGARRPLGRAMLPQPPGTAAAPPAPVGLWDTGVPPPGATAPQGSGRARCACPRAGDTGHVSPRRAPESARAGEAAAGGVPPQVPGGLTGTQGEIPGDGVPTEDHHRVPSMPQRPGPALGLSECPCSGRKPRHPPSRFFPGCQETVEALRSQLKSFQERMKRVEESLLSRDYKKHIEEHGSPSPFWEQELESLHFVIEMKNEHIHGLDKKLLNLETVAERNLLLEEKVKTLQQENEDLQVRTQNHLVMTR, from the exons ATGGGCTGCACGGGCAGCGCCCTGCGCTGCTGCCCCGCCGGTGGCAAG AGACAGCTGAAAGCCCAGCAGAGACCGGCTTCCCAGGAGCTCACAGCTTTGAAGACAGAGAACG CCAACGCCGCCCtacagcatggagctgggcaggagaaGGCAGCGCTGCGGGACGAGCAGGGCACGGAGGCTGCACAACTGCTCCGAGGacatgaggaggaggaggagaggctgcggggagccccggggacAGAGGCCGAGGGACCCCGAGGTGTCAGCACCCAG gtggaaaagggaaaagacgTGGAGCTGAAGGAGCAGCTCTCGGAGCGGTTCGATGCCCTGCGGAGAGAGCACGAGGAGACCCTGCAAGGTGCGCGCCGGCCCCTGGGGAGAGCGAtgctcccgcagccccctggCACTGCCGCGGCCCCTCCAGCTCCCGTGGGGCTGTGGGACACGGGGGTGCCACCACCCGGTGCCACGGCACCGCAGGGCTCGGGCCGGGCTCGCTGTGCGTGTCCTCGTGCCGGTGACACTGGGCATGTGTCCCCCCGCAGAGCTCCGGAGAGCGCACgagcaggagaagctgctgctggcggAGTCCCACCACAGGTCCCAGGAGGCCTTACAGGTACCCAGGGAGAAATCCCCGGGGACGGGGTGCCCACGGAGGACCACCACAGGGTCCCCAGCATGCCACAGAGACCTGGCCCAGCCCTGGGGTTATCGGAGTGCCCCTGCTCGGGCAGGAAACCCAGACACCCCCCGTCCCGCTTCTTCCCCGGCTGCCAGGAGACGGTGGAGGCGCTGAGGTCCCAGCTGAAGTCCTTCCAGGAGAGGATGAAGCGGGTGGAGGAATCGCTGCTGAGCAGAGACTACAAGAAGCACATCGAG GAGCACGGGAGCCCCAGCCCGTtctgggagcaggagctggagagccTGCACTTTGTCATCGAGATGAAGAACGAGCACATCCACGGCCTGGACAAGAAGCTGCTGAACCTGGAGACCGTG GCGGAGAGGaacctgctgctggaggagaaggtgaaaaccctgcagcaggagaacGAGGACCTGCAGGTGCGCACCCAGAACCACCTGGTGATGACGAGGTAG
- the CCDC69 gene encoding coiled-coil domain-containing protein 69 isoform X1, whose product MGCTGSALRCCPAGGKRQLKAQQRPASQELTALKTENANAALQHGAGQEKAALRDEQGTEAAQLLRGHEEEEERLRGAPGTEAEGPRGVSTQVEKGKDVELKEQLSERFDALRREHEETLQELRRAHEQEKLLLAESHHRSQEALQETVEALRSQLKSFQERMKRVEESLLSRDYKKHIEEHGSPSPFWEQELESLHFVIEMKNEHIHGLDKKLLNLETVAERNLLLEEKVKTLQQENEDLQVRTQNHLVMTSAAVCPQAALGGAAGRPRGAGEGVAAAGAGSPREGGAAVPRAQRGGRLPLPHRCWRRAPHRHVAPTTGWPGSPPGTGPGDAVTSASAPGAGPRGGRVPAVAPCTGRWSTSWDAHACLSPACALPVPQGGPAPRRAHTPASGVRPWGFWGVKGAGQGTRTYIGLDPTPRLAPSTPSTGAGGGTGTGGAVPREPRAVPIHGAGLPPRPPLPAASSSSIPQPHGSGTSPLTATPKPSPPCPRCPPASPITPPEAGQRLRARRCTAGEQSVLPHGGNASSTAVGSRRTGGTRVRAGCTRALSPGKSGPSLGLCSRGACVCVCWCACVRAPGPCATGCNDYKSTRSSSLKNPALVVFGDFGVSGSIVRQGPVFRL is encoded by the exons ATGGGCTGCACGGGCAGCGCCCTGCGCTGCTGCCCCGCCGGTGGCAAG AGACAGCTGAAAGCCCAGCAGAGACCGGCTTCCCAGGAGCTCACAGCTTTGAAGACAGAGAACG CCAACGCCGCCCtacagcatggagctgggcaggagaaGGCAGCGCTGCGGGACGAGCAGGGCACGGAGGCTGCACAACTGCTCCGAGGacatgaggaggaggaggagaggctgcggggagccccggggacAGAGGCCGAGGGACCCCGAGGTGTCAGCACCCAG gtggaaaagggaaaagacgTGGAGCTGAAGGAGCAGCTCTCGGAGCGGTTCGATGCCCTGCGGAGAGAGCACGAGGAGACCCTGCAAG AGCTCCGGAGAGCGCACgagcaggagaagctgctgctggcggAGTCCCACCACAGGTCCCAGGAGGCCTTACAG GAGACGGTGGAGGCGCTGAGGTCCCAGCTGAAGTCCTTCCAGGAGAGGATGAAGCGGGTGGAGGAATCGCTGCTGAGCAGAGACTACAAGAAGCACATCGAG GAGCACGGGAGCCCCAGCCCGTtctgggagcaggagctggagagccTGCACTTTGTCATCGAGATGAAGAACGAGCACATCCACGGCCTGGACAAGAAGCTGCTGAACCTGGAGACCGTG GCGGAGAGGaacctgctgctggaggagaaggtgaaaaccctgcagcaggagaacGAGGACCTGCAGGTGCGCACCCAGAACCACCTGGTGATGACGAG CGCCGCTGTTTGCCCGCAGGCAGCTCtcggaggagctgctggccgCCCGCGGGGCGCTGGAGAAGGAGTCGCAGCTGCGGGAGCAGGCTCGCCGCGAGAAGGAGGAGCTGCTGTACCGCGTGCTCAACGGGGGGGACggctcccccttccccatcGCTGCTGGAGACGTGCCCCTCATCGCCACGTAGCACCGACGACGGGCTGGCCGGGCTCTCCTCCGGGCACGGGGCCCGGAGATGCCGTCACGAGCGCTTCCGCTCCCGGGGCTGGCCCTCGGGGTGGCCGTGTCCCCGCGGTGGCCCCCTGCACGGGGCGATGGAGCACTTCATGGGATGCCCACGCCTGCCTTTCCCCAGCCTGCGCCCTCCCTGTGCCGCAGGGGGGCCCTGCACCGCGCCGTGCCCACACCCCTGCCTCTGGTGTAAGGCCATGGGGCTTTTGGGGGGTTAAAGGGGCCGGCCAGGGCACACGGACCTACATTGGGCTGGATCCGACCCCGCGCTTGGCTCCGAGCACACCCAGCACCGGTGCTGGAGGTGGGACAGGCACTGGGGGGGCCGTGcccagggagcccagagctgtCCCCATCCACGGGGCAGGGCTCCCACCGCGTCCCCCTCTCcccgctgcctcctccagctccatcCCACAGCCCCACGGCTCAGGCACGTCCCCGCTCACCGCCACGCCAAAGCCAAGCCCTCCCTGTCCCCGCTGCCCACCAGCCAGCCCCATCACCCCCCCTGAGGCCGGGCAGAGGCTGCGTGCCCGGAGGTGcacagctggggagcagagcgTCCTCCCCCATGGGGGAAATGCCTCCAGCACGGCTGTGGGGTCGCGGCGCACAGGAGGGACACGGGTACGGGCTGGATGCACACGAGCACTTTCCCCTGGGAAAAGCGGCCCTTCCCTGGGGCTGTGTAGCCGaggtgcgtgtgtgtgtgtgtgttggtgtgcgtgtgtgcgtgcACCAGGCCCATGTGCTACTGGCTGTAACGATTACAAGTCtacaagaagcagcagcctcaAGAACCCAGCGTTGGTGGTTTTTGGAGATTTTGGTGTTTCGGGTAGCATCGTGCGGCAGGGCCCCGTGTTCCGCTTGTAG
- the GM2A gene encoding ganglioside GM2 activator: MPAAGLVLALCALLQLCPAALGGLRPQLLVEGSGSRRLSKVGGFSWENCGEGKDPVVLQSLSVAPDPISIPGNLRISAAVNGNKAMASPLKTVLVVEKALGDLWIQLPCIDQLGSCTYDDICTILDTLIPPGTPCPEPLLTYGIPCHCPFKAGSYSLPASDFALPDVELPSWMTNGNYRVRAVVSSKGEELACVKLGFSLQSQ, from the exons AtgccggcagcggggctggtGCTGGCGCTCTgcgccctgctgcagctgtgcccgGCCGCCCTCGGCGGCTTGCGGCCGCAGCTCCTGGTGGAGGGGAGCGGCTCCAGGAGGCTGAGCAAG GTTGGGGGCTTCTCCTGGGAGAACTGCGGTGAGGGGAAGGATCCCGTCGTGCTCCAGAGCCTCTCTGTGGCGCCCGACCCCATCAGCATCCCGGGGAACCTGCGCATCAGCGCGGCCGTGAACGGGAACAAGGCCATGGCCTCCCCTCTGAAG ACGGTGCTGGTGgtggagaaggctctgggcGACCTCTGGATCCAGCTGCCCTGCATCGaccagctgggcagctgcacCTACGACGACATCTGCACCATCCTCGACACCCTCATCCCGCCCGGCACCCCCTGCCCGGAGCCGCTGCTCACCTACGGCATCCCCTGCCACTGCCCCTTCAAAGCG GGCTCCTACTCCCTGCCGGCTAGCGACTTCGCCCTGCCCGACGTCGAGCTGCCCTCCTGGATGACCAACGGCAACTACCGCGTGCGGGCGGTCGTCAGCAGCAAAGGAGAGGAGCTCGCCTGCGTCAAGCTGGGTTTCTCCCTGCAGTCCCAGtga